One genomic segment of Gorilla gorilla gorilla isolate KB3781 chromosome 23, NHGRI_mGorGor1-v2.1_pri, whole genome shotgun sequence includes these proteins:
- the LOC101145711 gene encoding chronophin isoform X3 has translation MARCERLRGAALRDVLGRAQGVLFDCDGVLWNGERAVPGAPELLERLARAGKAALFVSNNSRRARPELALRFARLGFGGLRAEQLFSSALCAARLLRQRLPGPPDAPGAVFVLGGEGLRAELRAAGLRLAGDPSAGDGAAPRVRAVLVGYDEHFSFAKLREACAHLRDPECLLVATDRDPWHPLSDGSRTPGTGSLAAAVETASGRQALVVGKPSPYMFECITENFSIDPARTLMVGDRLETDILFGHRCGMTTVLTLTGVSRLEEAQAYLAAGQHDLVPHYYVESIADLTEGLED, from the exons ATGGCGCGCTGCGAGAGGTTGCGCGGAGCGGCCCTGCGCGACGTGCTGGGCCGGGCGCAGGGGGTCCTGTTCGACTGTGACGGGGTGCTGTGGAACGGCGAGCGCGCCGTGCCGGGCGCCCCGGAGCTGCTGGAGCGGCTGGCGCGGGCCGGCAAGGCGGCTCTGTTTGTGAGCAACAACAGCCGGCGCGCGCGGCCCGAGCTGGCCCTGCGCTTCGCGCGCCTCGGCTTCGGGGGGCTGCGCGCCGAGCAGCTCTTCAGCTCCGCGCTGTGCGCCGCGCGCCTGCTGCGCCAGCGCCTGCCCGGGCCTCCGGACGCGCCGGGCGCCGTGTTCGTGCTGGGCGGCGAGGGGCTGCGCGCCGAGCTGCGCGCCGCGGGGCTGCGCCTGGCCGGGGACCCGAGCGCGGGGGACGGCGCGGCCCCGCGCGTGCGCGCCGTGCTTGTGGGCTACGACGAGCACTTCTCCTTCGCCAAGCTGAGGGAGGCGTGCGCGCACCTGCGCGACCCCGAGTGCCTACTTGTGGCCACCGACCGTGACCCATGGCACCCGCTGAGCGACGGCAGCCGGACCCCTG GCACCGGGAGCCTGGCCGCTGCAGTGGAGACGGCCTCGGGACGCCAGGCCCTGGTGGTGGGCAAGCCCAGCCCCTACATGTTCGAGTGCATCACGGAGAACTTCAGCATCGACCCCGCACGCACGCTTATGGTGGGTGACCGCCTGGAAACCGACATCCTCTTTGGCCACCGCTGCGGCATGACCACTGTGCTCACGCTCACAGGAGTCTCCCGCCTAGAAGAGGCCCAGGCCTACCTAGCGGCCGGCCAGCACGACCTCGTGCCCCATTACTATGTGGAGAGCATCGCAGACTTGACAGAGGGGTTGGAGGACTGA